The Candidatus Methylomirabilota bacterium genomic interval CGAGCACCGCCAGCATGATCGCCACCCCGGAGAACGTCGTGATCCAGGGGCAGCACTTGATGTACTGGCGGCCCTCGCTGAGGATGTTGCCCCAGCTCGGCGTGGGCGGCGGGATGCCGAGCCCGAGGAACGACAGGCTCGCCTCCGTGCGGATGGCCGTCGCGATGTAGAGGGTGGCGACGACGACCAGCGCGTAGAGCGCGTTGGGAAAGACGTGGCGGGCCATGACCCGGAGCTGCCCCCCGCCCAGCGCGCGGGCGGCCATGACGTAGTCGTGCTCGCGGATGGTGAGCGTGAGGCTCCGGGCCAGCCGCACGAAGTTCGGGGTCAGCGCCACCCCGATGGCCAGGATCTCGTTGACGAGCGTCCCCCCCAGCGCGGTGACGATGATCAGGGCGAGCAGCAGGGTGGGAAAGGCCATCAGCATGTCGGTGGCGCGCATGATGGCCACTTCGGCCCAGGCGCCGCGGTAGCCGGCGTAGATGCCCAGCGGGATGCCCAGCAGGCACCCCAGGAGCACCGAGGCCAGGCCGACCTCGAGCGAGATGCGCGCGCCCCAG includes:
- a CDS encoding ABC transporter permease, producing the protein MAIARRADPADLAVLAPAGEARGVLGHRLRRWLPIGIGLLLAAAIVVVAAAAPLIAPLSPSAQFADAVLKGPGAIERHVLGTDEFGRDILSRIIWGARISLEVGLASVLLGCLLGIPLGIYAGYRGAWAEVAIMRATDMLMAFPTLLLALIIVTALGGTLVNEILAIGVALTPNFVRLARSLTLTIREHDYVMAARALGGGQLRVMARHVFPNALYALVVVATLYIATAIRTEASLSFLGLGIPPPTPSWGNILSEGRQYIKCCPWITTFSGVAIMLAVLAFNLVGDALRDLLDPRLRGE